One stretch of Prunus persica cultivar Lovell chromosome G1, Prunus_persica_NCBIv2, whole genome shotgun sequence DNA includes these proteins:
- the LOC18789887 gene encoding uncharacterized protein LOC18789887 has translation MDRKSPREKDSEVDLESGVVVSEEDSSDSPVSSAKKQAKTLISKVCGGLLDGSVKVEERVSLCGNGSNSNGVSPENLKVATNKMLQGNEGTDHVEKTRVKDKRKKMTNKKPPKPPRPPRGPSLDAADQKLIKELSEIAMWKRARIDRMKALKKMKAAKASSSNSSIFAMVFTILFCLVLIFQGISSRRSSPVSFEGSPVSGGGMEGSLISVQYYPNLSSTAPNGPGSESPNIVEQVAGSDPREKLKRWAG, from the exons ATGGATCGTAAGAGTCCGAGGGAAAAAGACTCTGAAGTTGATCTTGAAAGTGGGGTGGTAGTTAGTGAAGAAGATTCAAGCGACAGCCCTGTTTCGAGTGCTAAGAAGCAGGCAAAGACATTAATTTCTAAGGTTTGTGGTGGACTTTTGGATGGATCAGTTAAGGTTGAAGAGAGGGTCAGTTTGTGTGGCAATGGGTCCAATTCCAATGGAGTCTCCCCCGAGAATTTGAAAGTGGCAACAAACAAGATGTTGCAAGGAAATGAAGGTACAGATCACGTAGAGAAGACACGGGTGAAGGATAAGCGTAAGAAGATGACCAATAAAAAACCTCCTAAACCTCCCAGACCTCCAAGAGGTCCATCATTGGATGCAGCAGACCAGAAGTTGATCAAGGAACTCTCTGAGATTGCCATGTGGAAACGTGCAAGGATTGATCGGATGAAAGccttgaagaaaatgaaagctgcTAAGGCATCATCTTCCAATAGCAGCATATTTGCCATGGTGTTCACCATTCTTTTCTGTCTTGTACTAATCTTTCAAG GAATTTCTTCTAGAAGAAGCTCACCTGTAAGCTTCGAGGGATCTCCTGTGTCTGGAGGAGGAATGGAGGGCAGTTTGATATCCGTTCAGTACTACCCAAATCTGTCATCAACTGCCCCAAATGGGCCTGGTTCTGAGTCCCCCAA TATCGTAGAGCAGGTTGCTGGTTCAGATCCGCGGGAGAAGCTGAAAAGATGGGCAGGATGA
- the LOC18790144 gene encoding galactokinase, whose product MAQIFKHEELPIPIHDSLDPVYGDSSQLEEAQLRFHTLKSKFQQVFGQAPQLFARSPGRVNLIGEHIDYEGYSVLPMAIRQDTIVAIRRHDEVEAEKVLKIANVNDKYQICTYPADPNQEIDLKNHKWGHYFICGYKGFYEYAKSKGANFGAPVGLDVLVDGTVPAGSGLSSSAALVCASTIAIMAAFDVNFPKKEVAQLTCDCERHIGTQSGGMDQAISVMAKTGFAELIDFNPIRATDVRLPDGGTFVVAHSLAESQKAVTAAINYNNRVVECRLASILLGINLGMKPQEAISKAKTLSDVEGLCISFASTRGSSDPALAVKEYLKEEPYTTTEIEKILGESLPSIFATSPSSLNVLNAAKHFKLYQRASHVYSEAKRVHAFKEAVSSNLSDEDKLKHLGDLMNGSHYSCSVLYECSCPELDELVNICRENGALGARLTGAGWGGCAVALVKDSIVPEFILNLKERFYQSRIDRGVINNNDLGLYIFASKPSSGAAIFKL is encoded by the exons ATGGCTCAAATCTTCAAGCACGAAGAGCTCCCGATCCCAATTCACGACAGCCTGGATCCTGTCTATGGCGACTCTTCCCAACTCGAAGAGGCGCAGCTTCGTTTCCACACTTTGAAGTCCAAATTTCAACAGGTCTTCGGTCAAGCCCCTCAACTGTTCGCTCGCTCTCCAG GGAGAGTGAACTTGATCGGAGAGCATATAGACTATGAGGGCTATTCGGTGTTGCCGATGGCGATACGACAGGACACCATTGTCGCAATTCGGAGGCACGACGAGGTAGAGGCCGAGAAGGTTCTCAAAATTGCCAATGTCAACGATAAGTACCAAATATGTACTTATCCCGCTGACCCTAACCAG GAAATTGACTTGAAGAATCACAAATGGGGCCATTACTTCATTTGTGG GTACAAAGGTTTTTATGAGTACGCCAAATCCAAAGGAGCAAATTTTGGCGCACCAGTTGGACTTGATGTTCTTGTTGATGGAACAGTTCCTGCAG GGTCTGGACTATCAAGCTCTGCGGCATTAGTTTGTGCTTCTACTATTGCTATAATGGCTGCTTTTGATGTGAATTTTCCCAAG AAAGAAGTTGCCCAACTTACATGCGACTGTGAGCGACACATTGGTACACAATCAGGTGGAATGGATCAGGCAATCTCAGTGATGGCCAAGACTGGATTTGCAGAGCTAATTGATTTCAACCCTATACGTGCTACTGATGTGCGACTTCCAGATGGTGGAACTTTTGTTGTAGCCCATTCCTTAGCAGAATCTCAGAAAGCAGTAACGGCGGCAATAAATTACAATAACAGAGTTGTTGAATGTCGTCTAGCTTCT attttgctGGGTATAAATTTGGGGATGAAACCGCAAGAGGCAATTTCAAAAGCCAAAACTCTTTCTGATGTTGAAGGGTTGTGCATATCATTTGCTAGTACTCGTGGGTCTTCAGATCCTGCCCTTGCTGTAAAG GAGTATTTAAAAGAAGAACCTTATACAACTACCGAAATAGAGAAAATCCTTGGGGAAAGTCTACCATCTATCTTCGCAACTTCTCCATCTTCTTTGAATGTGCTGAATGCTGCTAAGCACTTCAAGTTATATCAG AGAGCCTCCCATGTCTACTCTGAAGCCAAGCGGGTACATGCTTTCAAGGAGGCTGTATCATCAAATTTAAG TGATGAGGATAAGCTAAAGCACCTTGGCGATCTTATGAATGGGAGCCATTATAGCTGCAGTGTGTTATATGAGTGCAG CTGTCCGGAGTTGGACGAACTCGTAAATATTTGTCGGGAGAATGGGGCTCTTGGGGCAAGGCTTACAGGGGCTGGATGGGGTGGCTGTGCTGTTGCTTTGGTAAAGGATAGTATTGTCCCAGAGTTTATTCTTAACTTGAAG GAACGGTTCTACCAGTCGCGGATCGACAGAGGTGTCATAAACAATAATGATCTCGGCCTATATATTTTCGCTTCCAAGCCCTCGAGTGGAGCTGCTATTTTCAAGCTCTAG
- the LOC18789757 gene encoding GPN-loop GTPase 1 yields the protein MDIDSDFHKMNIKPQEEGDTRIPMDSEGSSNVQNDKGKENEELTNSMKKLQVEESSSGQAGSSFKKKPVIIIVVGMAGSGKTTFLHRLVSHTRESNVRGYVMNLDPAVMTLPFGANIDIRDTVRYKEVMKQFNLGPNGGILTSLNLFATKFDEVVSVIEKRADQLDYVLVDTPGQIEIFTWSASGAIITEAFASTFPTVIAYVVDTPRSASPVTFMSNMLYACSILYKTRLPLVLAFNKTDVAQHQFALEWMEDFEAFQAAVSTDSSYSSTLAQSLSLVLDEFYKNLRSVGVSAVSGAGMKDFFKAIEASVEEYMGNYKADLEKRRAEKERLEEEHRKENMEKLRKDMEKSGGETVILSTGLKDKDERGKAMMDEDEEEVEEEEEDEMFTEDEDALDEDEDEEVGRFTF from the exons ATGGACATTGATTCTGATTTCCATAAAATGAATATCAAACCACAAGAAGAAGGCGACACAAGGATACCCATGGACTCTGAAGGCTCTTCTAACGTTCAG AATGACAAGGGTAAAGAAAATGAGGAACTTACTAACTCAATGAAGAAACTGCAAGTTGAGGAGTCATCTTCGGGGCAGGCAGGGTCCAGCTTCAAGAAAAAACCAGTTATTATAATTGTTGTGGGCATGGCGG GGAGTGGTAAAACAACCTTTCTTCATCGGTTGGTTTCCCACACACGTGAGTCCAACGTACGTGGCTATGTGATGAATCTTGACCCAGCTGTGATGACTCTCCCATTCGGGGCAAACATCGACATAAGGGATACTGTTCGCTACAAGGAGGTGATGAAACAGTTCAATCTTGGACCAAACGGGGGAATTTTGACCTCACTCAACTTGTTTGCTACCAAGTTTGATGAG gTTGTCTCAGTCATTGAGAAGCGAGCAGATCAACTTGATTATGTTCTTGTGGATACTCCTGGTCAGATTGAGATATTCACATGGTCCGCTTCTGGTGCTATCATCACAGAAGCATTTGCTTCAACATTTCCTACTGTGATCGCTTACGTGGTAGATACACCTCGTTCAGCTAGCCCAGTCACTTTTATGAGCAATATGCTTTACGCTTGCAGTATCCTTTACAAGACAAGGTTGCCTCTTGTGTTGGCATTCAACAAGACTGACGTGGCCCAACATCAGTTTGCTTTGGAG TGGATGGAGGATTTTGAGGCATTTCAAGCAGCAGTGAGTACGGATAGTTCATACAGTTCAACTTTAGCTCAGAGCCTCTCCCTTGTGTTGGATGAATTCTATAAGAACTTGCGGTCTGTTGGAGTGTCTGCGGTTTCTGGTGCTGGAATGAAGGATTTCTTTAAGGCCATTGAAGCAAGTGTTGAGGAGTACATGGGCAACTATAA GGCTGATCTGGAAAAGAGACGTGCAGAGAAGGAACGTTTGGAGGAGGAACACAGAAAGGAGAACATGGAGAAGTTGAGGAAAGATATGGAGAAATCCGGGGGAGAGACTGTGATATTGAGCACTGGTTTGAAGGACAAAGATGAGAGGGGCAAAGCCATGATGGATGAGGACGAGGaagaagttgaagaagaagaggaagatgagatGTTTACTGAAGATGAGGATGCTttagatgaagatgaagatgaagaggtTGGCAGGTTCACCTTTTAG
- the LOC18793151 gene encoding cell wall / vacuolar inhibitor of fructosidase 1, which yields MDASRIDKTRKQTPNYDVCVSSINSDPRSTGADVKGLGLIMVDAVKDKATGALNKADELLKQCPGDQALLSCVKIYNEVLQNDVPQGSQAFTQGDSKSAEQGMNDIATKQIHVKVVFQAALLW from the coding sequence ATGGATGCCAGTCGCATTGACAAAACGCGCAAACAAACACCCAATTATGATGTTTGTGTCTCTTCTATTAACTCAGACCCTCGAAGCACCGGTGCAGATGTCAAAGGTTTAGGCCTCATCATGGTTGATGCAGTTAAGGATAAGGCAACCGGTGCTCTGAACAAAGCCGACGAGCTGCTTAAGCAGTGCCCAGGAGATCAAGCCTTACTCTCTTGCGTCAAAATATACAATGAGGTTTTACAAAATGATGTCCCACAAGGCAGTCAAGCTTTCACTCAAGGTGATTCTAAGTCGGCAGAGCAAGGCATGAATGATATTGCCACGAAGCAGATTCATGTGAAAGTGGTTTTTCAAGCAGCTCTCCTTTGGTAG
- the LOC18791404 gene encoding cell wall / vacuolar inhibitor of fructosidase 1 → MNKLDSSLAPPFFSSPPIFHSQKMSCSISFLLLLHFVLLLMVLPITQSFVFPLDEGGDLIEKTCKKTPHYDLCVSTLQSNPQSSNTDVPGLAHIISDFLLAKATDTLDYIHGLLKQSPEAELQKALANCAELYIPVVKFSLPQAIDALTNGHFGFANYGISDAAKEADACEKGFSGSTKSPLTDGNKLVDNLSGVAVAIINLLKGS, encoded by the coding sequence ATGAACAAGCTGGACAGCTCCTTAGCCCCCCCATTCTTCTCTTCCCCTCCAATCTTCCACTCTCAGAAAATGAGTTGCTCAATTtcattccttcttcttcttcattttgtaCTTCTACTCATGGTGCTACCAATTACccaatcttttgtttttcccttagaTGAAGGCGGTGATCTCATAGAAAAGACATGCAAGAAAACACCCCATTATGATCTCTGTGTGTCAACTCTACAATCAAACCCTCAAAGCTCAAACACAGATGTTCCAGGACTAGCCCACATAATATCTGATTTTCTTCTAGCAAAGGCAACTGATACACTGGATTACATCCATGGCCTGCTCAAGCAGTCTCCAGAGGCAGAGTTACAGAAAGCCTTGGCAAACTGTGCTGAATTGTACATCCCAGTGGTGAAGTTTAGTCTGCCACAAGCAATTGATGCACTGACCAATGGCCATTTTGGGTTTGCCAACTATGGCATTTCTGATGCTGCCAAGGAGGCTGATGCATGTGAGAAAGGGTTTTCAGGATCTACTAAATCACCTCTGACTGATGGGAACAAACTGGTAGACAACCTCTCTGGTGTGGCTGTGGCCATTATCAATTTGTTAAAGGGCAGCTGA